The uncultured Desulfatiglans sp. DNA window GGCCTGAGCCGATAAAGACCTTGCGGACGTGGGGGAGCTCCCGCAGCGCCCGCAGCAGGCGGATCTGGGGGCCGTGATCGACCTCGAGATGTTTGCAGACCCGCGGAAAGAGACAGGCCTTGTCGGCGCAGGCGCCGCGCACCGCCTTGAGGCGGCATTCGAATCCGTACATATTGGCCGTGGGCCCGCCGACATCGGGGATGTTGCCCTTGAAATCCGGATGGCGCTCGAAGGAGCGTGCCTCGCGCAGGATCGAATCCGGGCTGCGCGAGACCACGTGCCTCCCCTGATGGACCGTGATGGCGCAAAAGCGGCACTCTCCGTAGCAGCCCCGGTGGGTCCCGATCGAAAACCGGATGGTGTCGAGCGCCGCGACCCGGCCCGCCTTCCGGCAAGACGGATGGCAAGACCGGGTGTAGGGCAGTTCACAGATGCGATCGAGCTCCCCCGGCGACAAGGGCGGCTGAGGCGGATTCTGAATGAGGAACCGCGTATCCTGCCTCTGGCACAGCCGCCTGGCCGTGAACGGGTCCGAATGCTCGTAGAAGGTCCTGAACATCCGGGTAAAGGCTTCCCTGTCCCGGCTGACCTCTTCGTGCGAGGGCAGCTCGATGCAGGGTCCCATCGGGTCCCGATCCCCGGACGGGACCTCGCGGCCGATGGTGCAGATGCCGCGGACACCGGTCACGGGCCGCCCCTCGGCCAGGCACGCGGCGACCTCCAGAACGCTCTTTTCCCCCATGCCGTAGACGAGCAGGTCCGCTTTGGCGTCGAAGAGGATCGACCGCCGCACCCTCCCGGACCAGGCGTCGTAGTGGGAGACCCGCCTGAGGCTCGCTTCTATCCCGCCGAGCACGATGGGCCTGGTCTCCTTGAAATGGCGCCGGATCAAATTGGTGTAAACGATCGCAGCCCGGTCCGGGCGGCGGTCGTTCACCCCGCCGGGCGTCATATCGTCCCTCCGCCGGCGCTTCCCCGAGGCCGTATAGTTCGCCACCATCGAATCCACGCATCCGCCGGTGACCCCCCAGAAAAGCGCCGGCTCTCCGAGCCTGCTGATGTCTCCTCCGCTCTCCGGGTCGGGCTGCGCGATGATTCCGACCCTGTAACCGGCCGCGAGAAGCACCCTCCCGATCACGGCGACCCCGATGTGCGGTGAATCGACATAGGCATCGCCGCTGACCAGGATGACATCGAGCCCCTCCCAGCCCAACCGGTCCATCTCCTCGGCCGTCATCGGCAGAACGGGCGTATCTGTAAGATCGTTCTTCATCCTTTCAACCTGTCCCCCGCTGTCAATCCTCGATCAACCTGTCAAAAATTTTTACACCGCCCATCGCCGCCGCA harbors:
- a CDS encoding conserved hypothetical protein (Evidence 4 : Unknown function but conserved in other organisms); the protein is MKNDLTDTPVLPMTAEEMDRLGWEGLDVILVSGDAYVDSPHIGVAVIGRVLLAAGYRVGIIAQPDPESGGDISRLGEPALFWGVTGGCVDSMVANYTASGKRRRRDDMTPGGVNDRRPDRAAIVYTNLIRRHFKETRPIVLGGIEASLRRVSHYDAWSGRVRRSILFDAKADLLVYGMGEKSVLEVAACLAEGRPVTGVRGICTIGREVPSGDRDPMGPCIELPSHEEVSRDREAFTRMFRTFYEHSDPFTARRLCQRQDTRFLIQNPPQPPLSPGELDRICELPYTRSCHPSCRKAGRVAALDTIRFSIGTHRGCYGECRFCAITVHQGRHVVSRSPDSILREARSFERHPDFKGNIPDVGGPTANMYGFECRLKAVRGACADKACLFPRVCKHLEVDHGPQIRLLRALRELPHVRKVFIGSGLRYDLILHDRKHGREYLEEVLRFHTSGQLKIAPEHVAEHVLALMGKPGVERLEAFLRLFDELNRTNPQKAFLTYYLMAAHPGSSLDDMRRLSDFAGTRMKVLPEQVQIFTPTPSTFSTLMYHTGRDPFSGEEVFVERNVRGKVLQKTTVTGGTN